One Branchiostoma lanceolatum isolate klBraLanc5 chromosome 18, klBraLanc5.hap2, whole genome shotgun sequence DNA window includes the following coding sequences:
- the LOC136423840 gene encoding uncharacterized protein translates to MHRPLSRTVEDFSSLISVAKSRFPSASIIISSILPRFDSEFLNERRFQLNSLLVHLCSRQGVLFFDNGNQAHRAMFAIDGLHLSWKGNVTFADYLSSRLSYAVQLHRQRCQTPHRFALREEVWPELEDGGRSVKDGEETAAVDQEKKRMEAAVDQEEKRMETAAVDQEKKRMETAVDQEEKRMETAAVDQEKKRMETAAVDQEKKRMEGMGQRLGQWARVVRDGRKQQLKASPRTG, encoded by the exons ATGCACCGTCCACTCAGCCGGACTGTTGAGGATTTCAGTTCCCTTATTTCGGTTGCGAAGTCTCGTTTCCCATCAGCCTCTATTATCATTTCCAGCATTTTGCCTAGGTTTGACAGTGAGTTCCTTAACGAGAGGCGCTTTCAGTTGAATTCTCTTTTGGTTCACCTGTGTTCACGCCAGGGTGTGCTTTTCTTTGACAATGGCAACCAGGCTCACCGAGCCATGTTTGCTATTGATGGTTTGCACCTAAGTTGGAAGGGGAATGTTACTTTTGCTGACTATCTTTCCTCTCGCCTGAGCTACGCTGTACAACTGCACCGGCAGAGGTGTCAGACCCCCCACCGCTTTGCGCTGAGGGAGGAAGTGTGGCCAGAGCTGGAGGATGGAGGGAGAAGTGTGAAGGATGGAGAGGAGACAGCAGCAGTGGACCAGGAGAAGAAGAGGATGGAGGCAGCAGTGGACCAGGAGGAGAAGAGGATGGAGACGGCAGCAGTGGACCAGGAGAAGAAGAGGATGGAGACGGCAGTGGACCAGGAGGAGAAGAGGATGGAGACGGCAGCAGTGGACCAGGAGAAGAAGAGGATGGAGACGGCAGCAGTGGACCAGGAGAAGAAGAGGATGGAGGGGATGGGCCAGAGACTGGGGCAGTGGGCCAGGGTAGTTAGAGATGGGAGAAAGCAACAG CTAAAAGCATCGCCACGTACAGGATAA